Proteins from a genomic interval of Marmoricola sp. OAE513:
- a CDS encoding class I adenylate-forming enzyme family protein — translation METNVADLLSAAARAEPTKIALSEATTGRTVTWAALDDLADRVAHGLSTAGMVAGYRVMIATTNRIEFVATYLGVLRARMVAVPINPRSATGEVVRMLVDSGSRMVIADETTIGTIRGAVLGVAEAQAASDSPGPKPRLVSVATTLEPGERSWDHLVMETGEVAPGETDPESVAVLLYTSGTSGRPRAAMLSHRALAANIAQAANVVPPMINGRDVVLGVLPLFHVYGLNAVLGQVLRQHARMVLVDGFDPEGSLDIIEDEAISVLPVAPPVFAYWMQVPGLEDRLGPVRTILSGSAPLAPELTRAFAERTGLTIQQGYGLTEASPVVTSTQCSAEPDPRSVGAPLPGIEVRLVDETGGTPEDEDSGEIWVRGANLFSGYWPDGADGPDAEGWWATGDVGYLTDAGDLFLVDRLKELVIVSGFNVYPSEVEDVIREVAEVAEAAVIGAEDELTGEAVVAYVRPAHEVDPDALVAAVRAHCEARLAGFKQPKTVHVVGELPLTVTGKVQKGRLRATERRRALGLLE, via the coding sequence ATGGAGACCAACGTCGCCGATCTCCTGTCCGCCGCCGCCCGGGCCGAGCCGACGAAGATCGCGCTTTCCGAGGCAACGACCGGTCGCACGGTCACGTGGGCCGCGCTCGACGACCTCGCGGACCGTGTCGCCCACGGGCTCTCCACCGCCGGCATGGTGGCCGGCTACCGCGTGATGATCGCGACCACCAACCGGATCGAGTTCGTCGCCACCTACCTCGGCGTGCTCCGTGCGCGGATGGTCGCCGTGCCGATCAACCCGCGCAGCGCCACGGGTGAGGTCGTGCGAATGCTGGTCGACTCCGGCTCGCGGATGGTGATCGCCGACGAGACGACGATCGGCACGATCCGCGGCGCCGTGCTGGGGGTCGCCGAGGCGCAGGCCGCCTCCGATTCTCCTGGACCCAAGCCGCGGTTGGTCAGTGTCGCCACCACGCTCGAGCCCGGCGAGCGCTCCTGGGACCACCTGGTCATGGAGACGGGGGAGGTCGCGCCGGGCGAGACAGACCCGGAGTCGGTGGCCGTCCTCCTCTACACGAGTGGAACGTCGGGCCGCCCCCGCGCCGCGATGCTCAGCCATCGCGCGCTGGCGGCGAACATCGCCCAGGCGGCCAACGTCGTCCCCCCGATGATCAACGGCCGCGACGTGGTGCTCGGTGTCCTCCCGCTCTTCCACGTCTACGGCCTCAACGCCGTCCTCGGGCAGGTCCTCCGGCAGCACGCCCGGATGGTCCTGGTCGACGGCTTCGACCCAGAGGGCTCGCTCGACATCATCGAGGACGAGGCCATCTCGGTGCTCCCGGTCGCGCCGCCGGTCTTCGCCTACTGGATGCAGGTGCCCGGGCTCGAGGACCGTCTCGGTCCGGTCCGCACCATCCTCTCCGGATCGGCGCCGCTGGCTCCCGAGCTGACCCGGGCGTTCGCGGAGCGCACGGGCCTGACCATCCAGCAGGGCTACGGCCTGACCGAGGCGTCCCCGGTGGTGACCTCGACGCAGTGCAGTGCCGAACCGGACCCGCGGTCGGTCGGGGCACCGCTCCCCGGCATCGAGGTGAGGCTGGTCGACGAGACCGGCGGGACGCCGGAGGACGAGGACAGCGGCGAGATCTGGGTGCGCGGCGCGAACCTGTTCTCCGGCTACTGGCCCGACGGTGCCGACGGTCCCGACGCCGAGGGCTGGTGGGCCACCGGGGATGTCGGCTACCTGACTGACGCCGGCGACCTGTTCCTGGTCGACCGGCTCAAGGAGCTCGTGATCGTCTCCGGCTTCAACGTCTACCCCAGTGAGGTCGAGGACGTGATCCGCGAGGTCGCGGAGGTGGCCGAGGCCGCCGTGATCGGAGCCGAGGACGAGCTCACCGGGGAGGCCGTGGTCGCCTACGTCCGACCTGCGCACGAGGTCGACCCGGATGCCCTCGTCGCCGCTGTCCGGGCGCACTGCGAGGCCCGCCTCGCCGGGTTCAAGCA
- a CDS encoding HAD-IB family hydrolase, whose amino-acid sequence MTPAKRPTPMNLKRRSRLAGEAAAASAEVENSLAVDADNTSAAFFDVDNTVMQGASIFHLARGLHRRKFFTTQDILGAAWKQAYFRIVGVEDPEHVAEARSAALAFIAGHTTEELESLGEEIFDEAMAHRIWPGTRALAQLHLDQGQRVWLVTAAPIEIATIIARRLGLTGALGTVAEHINGVYTGHLVGEMLHGPAKGEAIKALAAREGLDLSACSAYSDSYNDLTMLSLVGDPCAINPDSKLRAHAKAEGWRIRDYRTGRKAARLGVFGAAVAGAAVGSVAAGTAIRRRLG is encoded by the coding sequence GTGACGCCGGCCAAACGCCCGACCCCGATGAACCTGAAGCGCCGCTCGCGCCTCGCCGGTGAGGCGGCCGCCGCCAGCGCCGAGGTTGAGAACAGCCTCGCGGTCGACGCCGACAACACCAGCGCCGCCTTCTTCGACGTCGACAACACCGTGATGCAGGGAGCGTCGATCTTCCACCTCGCCCGGGGCCTCCACCGACGCAAATTCTTCACCACCCAGGACATCCTCGGTGCTGCCTGGAAGCAGGCGTACTTCCGGATCGTCGGCGTCGAGGATCCCGAGCACGTCGCCGAGGCCCGCTCGGCCGCGCTTGCCTTCATCGCGGGCCACACCACCGAGGAACTGGAGTCGCTCGGCGAGGAGATCTTCGACGAGGCGATGGCCCACCGGATCTGGCCCGGCACGCGGGCCCTGGCCCAGCTGCACCTCGACCAGGGCCAACGGGTCTGGCTGGTCACCGCCGCCCCGATCGAGATCGCCACCATCATCGCCCGCCGGCTCGGGCTCACCGGCGCCCTGGGTACCGTCGCCGAGCACATCAACGGGGTCTACACCGGGCATCTCGTCGGGGAGATGCTGCACGGTCCGGCGAAGGGTGAGGCGATCAAGGCGCTGGCCGCCCGCGAGGGTCTGGATCTGTCGGCGTGCTCGGCGTACTCGGACTCGTACAACGACCTGACCATGCTGTCCCTGGTCGGAGACCCGTGCGCCATCAACCCGGACTCCAAGCTCCGCGCCCACGCCAAGGCGGAGGGGTGGCGGATCCGCGACTACCGGACCGGTCGGAAGGCGGCCCGGCTCGGCGTCTTCGGTGCCGCTGTGGCGGGTGCCGCGGTCGGCAGCGTCGCCGCCGGTACGGCGATCCGGCGTCGGCTGGGCTGA
- a CDS encoding sigma-70 family RNA polymerase sigma factor — protein sequence MGVSREYARGLAALHRAVNEIVGSPTLLGAGAPSLSWLEDDRILLTSAPAVGARRRHPANGPARPAGRGPLSPVPDPGSDPGSDQVPTGSAPDHGDRELAASSAEDEAVGTRLIALVELARNGDKEAFGQLYDHYQQSVYRFLFYRVGSMTLAEDLTAETFFRALRSMHSFRWQGKDFGAWLMTIARNLTADHFKAGRTRLEQTTEDMQTLDTTTESPEIEVLSSLTNEALLRALGELPTEQRECLIMRFLQGLSIAETAEILGRSSGAVKQLQLRGVRNLAKLIPAGERE from the coding sequence ATGGGCGTGAGCCGGGAGTACGCGCGCGGTCTCGCAGCGCTGCACCGCGCTGTGAACGAGATCGTCGGTTCTCCGACCCTGCTCGGCGCCGGAGCACCCTCCCTGAGCTGGCTCGAGGACGACCGCATCCTGCTGACGAGCGCTCCCGCCGTCGGAGCCCGCCGTCGGCATCCCGCGAACGGCCCTGCGCGCCCCGCCGGCCGCGGACCGCTGAGCCCGGTTCCGGACCCCGGATCCGACCCCGGATCCGACCAGGTCCCGACCGGGAGCGCCCCGGACCACGGCGACCGTGAGCTCGCCGCCTCCTCCGCCGAGGACGAGGCTGTCGGCACCCGGCTCATCGCGTTGGTCGAGCTCGCCCGCAACGGCGACAAGGAAGCCTTCGGCCAGCTCTACGACCACTACCAACAGTCGGTCTACCGGTTCCTCTTCTACCGCGTCGGCTCGATGACGCTGGCCGAGGACCTCACCGCGGAGACGTTCTTCCGGGCTCTCCGGTCGATGCACTCGTTCCGCTGGCAGGGCAAGGACTTCGGCGCCTGGTTGATGACCATTGCGCGCAACCTCACCGCAGACCACTTCAAGGCCGGACGCACCCGTCTCGAGCAGACCACCGAGGACATGCAGACCCTCGACACCACGACGGAGTCGCCGGAGATCGAGGTGCTCTCGTCCCTGACCAACGAGGCACTCCTCCGGGCTCTCGGCGAGCTGCCGACCGAGCAGCGCGAGTGCCTGATCATGCGGTTCCTCCAGGGGCTCTCCATCGCCGAGACCGCGGAGATCCTGGGTCGCAGCAGCGGCGCCGTGAAGCAGCTGCAGCTGCGCGGTGTCCGGAATCTCGCGAAATTGATCCCGGCAGGTGAGCGCGAATGA
- a CDS encoding DUF5667 domain-containing protein → MTPLSPARRDAEAFAVAVEDRTAAVAGARGDVADRYADLLTCVDVLRAQDVPAPRADFVADLRMRLMDAADTLLVPAETDLAPVVPLHSPAAARRQRRISIAAAAFVVVGGTAGVAAAADNALPGDPLYPIKRGIESAKVSLSTSDSGKGQDLLRNANTRLVEAEALIAQDKNPAQITETLDSYEESATNGADLLFGEYQRNGDSEELSRLRAVLGSQLAKLDSLSSEAPSGTIKAFEHAKALLGDLDQQASVLCGNCGAGGISDRFSSASSPSLATLLNAPAINAQLAAAQAERNEDLADKADEIAKANQGKGDDKGGQNPTADPSAPTDGTQPPAVPPAPEFGGPLGGLTSGVTTLLEGVGAPLAPLTDAVGNTLEELTKGLLK, encoded by the coding sequence ATGACCCCGCTCAGCCCGGCGCGCAGAGACGCTGAGGCCTTCGCCGTTGCGGTCGAGGACCGCACGGCCGCGGTCGCCGGCGCCCGAGGAGACGTGGCCGATCGCTACGCGGACCTCCTCACGTGCGTCGACGTGCTGCGAGCCCAGGACGTCCCGGCGCCGCGCGCCGACTTCGTCGCCGACCTCCGGATGCGTCTCATGGACGCCGCGGACACGTTGCTCGTGCCCGCGGAAACCGACCTCGCCCCGGTCGTTCCGCTGCACTCCCCGGCAGCTGCGCGCCGCCAGCGTCGGATCAGCATCGCTGCTGCCGCGTTCGTGGTCGTCGGCGGTACCGCCGGTGTGGCCGCCGCGGCGGACAACGCCCTCCCGGGCGACCCGCTGTACCCGATCAAGCGCGGCATCGAGTCCGCCAAGGTCTCGCTGAGCACCAGCGACTCCGGCAAGGGCCAGGACCTGCTGCGCAACGCCAACACCCGACTGGTCGAGGCCGAGGCCCTGATCGCGCAGGACAAGAACCCGGCGCAGATCACCGAGACCCTGGACTCGTACGAGGAGAGCGCCACGAACGGCGCGGACCTCCTCTTCGGCGAGTACCAGCGCAACGGCGACTCCGAGGAGCTCTCGCGGCTTCGTGCGGTGCTCGGCTCGCAGTTGGCGAAGCTGGACAGCCTCTCCTCCGAGGCGCCGTCCGGCACCATCAAGGCGTTCGAGCACGCGAAGGCGCTGCTCGGGGACCTCGACCAGCAGGCCAGCGTGCTGTGCGGCAACTGCGGCGCCGGAGGCATCTCGGACCGGTTCAGCTCGGCGTCCTCGCCGTCGCTGGCCACCCTCCTGAACGCCCCGGCGATCAACGCACAGCTCGCCGCGGCCCAGGCCGAGCGCAACGAGGACCTGGCCGACAAGGCGGACGAGATCGCCAAGGCGAACCAGGGCAAGGGCGACGACAAGGGTGGCCAGAACCCCACCGCCGACCCGTCCGCCCCGACGGACGGCACGCAGCCGCCGGCAGTCCCCCCGGCTCCCGAGTTCGGCGGACCGCTCGGCGGCCTGACCTCCGGGGTCACGACGCTGCTGGAAGGCGTCGGTGCTCCGCTGGCGCCGCTGACCGACGCGGTCGGCAACACGCTGGAAGAGCTCACCAAGGGGCTGCTCAAGTAA
- a CDS encoding lysophospholipid acyltransferase family protein, translated as MGDAEIIPIGTRGKPGRGTGSDKPSSSARGLVGKTPAKKAAPKKATAKKPKAVEAPVVAPAETPVPEPAAHVPPPRTPADELARTPATAEVGSANHKHPNAGIPAVDWISGFTNAAVEIFGADWEPRLAAFLAFLRRRLTGDYTVDEYGFDAEITQRFFMTAIRPVADKWFRIEVRGVENIPATGGALVVSNHSGTIPVDGLMTAVTIHDHAHRFLRPLGADLVFKLPVVSEMARKGGVTLACNEDAERMLSGGEIVGVWPEGFKGIGKPYSERYKLQRFGRGGFVSAAIRTGVPIIPTSVVGAEEIYPLVGNIPSLARLLGVPYIPITPFFPLLGPLGLIPLPSKWIIEFGEPIRTDEYDGAQADDPMLVFNVTDQVRETIQQTLYTLLMQRKSVFG; from the coding sequence ATGGGTGACGCCGAGATCATCCCGATCGGGACGCGCGGCAAGCCCGGCCGCGGGACCGGCAGCGACAAGCCCTCGAGCTCCGCGCGCGGCCTGGTCGGCAAGACGCCGGCCAAGAAGGCCGCGCCGAAGAAGGCGACCGCCAAGAAGCCGAAGGCCGTCGAGGCTCCGGTCGTCGCGCCTGCCGAGACGCCCGTCCCCGAGCCGGCGGCCCACGTCCCCCCGCCGCGCACGCCCGCTGACGAGCTCGCCCGCACGCCGGCGACGGCCGAGGTCGGGTCCGCGAACCACAAGCACCCGAACGCCGGGATCCCCGCAGTGGACTGGATCTCGGGTTTCACCAACGCCGCCGTGGAGATCTTCGGGGCCGACTGGGAGCCGCGGCTGGCCGCGTTCCTGGCCTTCCTGCGACGCCGTCTCACCGGCGACTACACCGTCGACGAGTACGGGTTCGACGCCGAGATCACCCAGCGGTTCTTCATGACTGCGATCCGCCCCGTTGCCGACAAGTGGTTCCGGATCGAGGTGCGTGGCGTCGAGAACATCCCCGCCACCGGCGGCGCCCTGGTCGTCTCGAACCACTCCGGGACCATCCCGGTCGACGGTCTGATGACCGCCGTGACGATCCACGACCACGCCCACCGGTTCCTGCGCCCGCTGGGCGCGGACCTGGTCTTCAAGCTCCCGGTCGTCAGCGAGATGGCCCGCAAGGGAGGTGTGACGCTTGCTTGCAATGAAGACGCTGAGCGGATGCTGTCCGGCGGCGAGATCGTCGGCGTGTGGCCCGAGGGCTTCAAGGGCATCGGCAAGCCCTACAGCGAGCGCTACAAGCTGCAGCGGTTCGGGCGTGGCGGCTTCGTCTCGGCCGCGATCCGCACCGGCGTACCGATCATCCCGACGTCGGTCGTCGGCGCCGAGGAGATCTACCCGCTCGTCGGCAACATCCCGTCACTGGCGCGCCTGCTCGGGGTCCCGTACATCCCGATCACGCCGTTCTTCCCGCTGCTGGGACCGCTCGGTCTGATCCCGCTGCCCTCGAAGTGGATCATCGAGTTCGGCGAGCCGATCCGCACCGACGAGTACGACGGCGCGCAGGCCGACGACCCGATGCTGGTCTTCAACGTCACCGACCAGGTGCGCGAGACGATCCAGCAGACGCTGTACACGCTGCTCATGCAGCGCAAGTCCGTCTTCGGGTAG
- a CDS encoding NAD-dependent epimerase/dehydratase family protein: protein MGRVVLVTGVARDLGRRFARQLAASPAVDRVIGGVDVQPPRGDLSTVSFVRADIRNPVIAKVIMREHVDTVVHMSVLPSPGPAGRTAAKELNVIGTMQLLAACQQSPDLEHFILKSSTAVYGSSSRDPAMFTEGMNAKRSAAVGFTKDISEVEGYVRGFARRRPDVRVTTLRTANALGPGVNTPTAAYFRLPVIPTVLGFDPRMQFLNDTDLLDAIEHATLADIAGTFNIAGDGVLMLSQAIRRLGRPALPLPGFAVGPLGSAMRQAGVADFSREQVAYLAYGRGIDTTRMREVLGFHPSRTTEQAFAEFAASLTPGIISERRVRAAETAIAGALGGNRSHAALAAASAGSSSDHGGHHG from the coding sequence GTGGGCCGTGTTGTGCTCGTGACCGGGGTCGCTCGTGACCTCGGTCGTCGTTTCGCCCGTCAGCTAGCGGCTTCGCCCGCGGTCGACCGGGTGATCGGAGGCGTGGACGTGCAACCGCCCAGGGGAGACCTCTCGACGGTGTCCTTCGTGCGTGCGGACATCCGCAACCCGGTGATCGCCAAGGTGATCATGCGGGAGCACGTGGACACGGTGGTGCACATGAGTGTGCTGCCCTCCCCGGGCCCTGCCGGTCGTACGGCGGCCAAGGAGCTGAACGTCATCGGGACGATGCAGCTGCTCGCCGCCTGCCAGCAGTCCCCGGACCTCGAGCACTTCATCCTGAAGTCGAGCACGGCCGTCTACGGGTCCTCGAGCCGTGACCCCGCCATGTTCACCGAGGGCATGAACGCCAAGCGCAGCGCCGCTGTCGGGTTCACCAAGGACATCAGCGAGGTCGAGGGCTACGTCCGCGGGTTCGCCCGGCGACGCCCCGACGTGCGCGTCACGACCCTCCGTACGGCGAATGCGCTCGGCCCGGGGGTGAACACCCCGACCGCTGCGTACTTCCGCCTGCCGGTCATCCCCACCGTCCTCGGGTTCGACCCGCGGATGCAATTCCTCAACGACACCGACCTGCTCGACGCGATCGAGCACGCGACGCTCGCCGACATCGCGGGCACCTTCAACATCGCGGGTGACGGTGTGCTGATGCTCTCCCAGGCGATCCGCCGGTTGGGACGCCCCGCCCTGCCGCTGCCGGGCTTCGCCGTCGGTCCGCTCGGTTCGGCGATGCGTCAGGCCGGCGTCGCCGACTTCTCCCGCGAGCAGGTCGCCTACCTGGCCTACGGCCGCGGCATCGACACCACCCGGATGCGTGAGGTGCTCGGGTTCCACCCGAGCCGCACCACCGAGCAGGCGTTCGCCGAGTTCGCCGCGTCGCTCACGCCGGGCATCATCTCCGAGCGCCGGGTCCGCGCCGCAGAGACTGCGATCGCCGGTGCCCTGGGCGGCAACCGGTCGCACGCGGCTCTGGCCGCTGCCAGTGCCGGCAGCAGCTCTGACCACGGGGGCCACCATGGGTGA
- a CDS encoding AURKAIP1/COX24 domain-containing protein, giving the protein MGSVIKKRRKRMAKKKHRKLLKKTRVQRRRLGK; this is encoded by the coding sequence GTGGGTTCTGTCATTAAGAAGCGCCGCAAGCGCATGGCGAAGAAGAAGCACCGCAAGCTGTTGAAGAAGACGCGCGTCCAGCGTCGTCGTCTCGGCAAGTAG
- a CDS encoding helix-turn-helix domain-containing protein: MGSNLSGDISEVKFLTIAEVASVMRVSKMTVYRLVHGGELPAVRVGRSFRVSEEDVNEYLRNSFFQTG; encoded by the coding sequence ATGGGTTCGAACCTGTCCGGAGACATCTCCGAAGTGAAGTTCCTGACCATTGCCGAGGTCGCCTCGGTCATGCGGGTCTCCAAGATGACGGTCTACCGGCTGGTGCACGGCGGCGAGCTGCCGGCCGTGCGCGTGGGACGTTCGTTCCGCGTCAGCGAGGAAGACGTCAACGAGTACCTGCGGAACAGCTTCTTCCAGACCGGCTGA
- a CDS encoding acetoin utilization protein AcuC, with protein sequence MTGCAGGSVVVYDPSLTGYDFGPAHPMNPVRVDLTMSLTRNLGLLGDGLVAVAAPDASDADLLTVHDAALIDAVRRTSEDPTRHETRFGLGTDDNPTFRNMHAAARHVVGASLEAARQVWTGKAVHAANIAGGLHHAMPDAASGFCVYNDVAVAIQWLLDNGARRIAYVDVDVHHGDGVQKIFYDDPRVLTVSLHETGQMLFPGTGYPVETGGPGAIGSSVNVALPPGTGDAGWLRAFHAVVPPLVRAFEPEILITQHGCDSHADDPLAHLMLSVDGHRASYLALHDLAHEVCGGRWVATGGGGYAVVDVVPRSWSHLLAIVGGAPLDPVTQTPSEWQVEVLERLHREAPRLMTDGRTPDFRDFSEGFDPDSWLDREIAATRSAVFPEHGLDPVSW encoded by the coding sequence ATGACGGGCTGCGCCGGTGGTTCGGTCGTGGTCTACGACCCGTCGCTGACCGGGTACGACTTCGGGCCCGCGCACCCGATGAACCCGGTCCGGGTCGACCTGACCATGTCGCTGACCCGCAACCTCGGCCTGCTCGGCGACGGGCTGGTGGCGGTCGCGGCCCCGGACGCCAGCGACGCGGACCTGCTGACCGTGCACGACGCCGCCCTCATCGACGCCGTACGCCGCACCAGTGAGGACCCGACCCGGCACGAGACCCGTTTCGGACTGGGCACCGACGACAACCCGACCTTCCGCAACATGCACGCGGCAGCTCGGCACGTCGTCGGAGCGAGCCTGGAGGCGGCGCGGCAGGTCTGGACCGGCAAGGCGGTCCACGCGGCGAACATCGCCGGCGGCCTGCACCACGCGATGCCGGACGCGGCCAGCGGCTTCTGCGTCTACAACGACGTGGCGGTGGCGATCCAGTGGCTGCTCGACAACGGTGCCCGCAGGATCGCCTACGTCGATGTCGACGTGCACCACGGCGACGGTGTCCAGAAGATCTTCTACGACGACCCCCGGGTGCTGACCGTCTCCCTGCACGAGACCGGCCAGATGCTCTTCCCCGGCACCGGCTACCCGGTCGAGACCGGTGGGCCGGGAGCGATCGGCTCCTCGGTCAACGTCGCGCTGCCGCCGGGCACCGGGGACGCCGGTTGGCTGCGTGCCTTCCACGCGGTGGTGCCGCCGCTGGTGCGCGCGTTCGAGCCGGAGATCCTGATCACGCAGCACGGCTGCGACTCGCACGCGGACGACCCGCTGGCGCACCTGATGCTCAGCGTGGACGGTCACCGGGCCAGCTACCTCGCCCTGCACGACCTCGCCCACGAGGTGTGCGGTGGACGCTGGGTGGCCACCGGTGGGGGTGGGTACGCCGTGGTCGACGTGGTGCCGCGCTCCTGGTCGCACCTGCTCGCCATCGTCGGGGGAGCGCCCCTGGACCCGGTCACCCAGACGCCGTCGGAGTGGCAGGTCGAGGTCCTCGAGCGTCTCCACCGGGAAGCGCCGCGGCTGATGACCGACGGCCGGACGCCGGACTTCCGGGACTTCTCGGAAGGTTTCGACCCGGACAGCTGGCTGGACCGCGAGATCGCGGCCACGCGTTCGGCGGTGTTCCCCGAGCACGGTTTGGACCCTGTGTCCTGGTAA
- the proC gene encoding pyrroline-5-carboxylate reductase, whose product MTVAIIGAGVMGETLLSGLIRGGRDAADLVVGEKRVERAEELREKYGVTVAGNVEAAAADTVLLIVKPQDMTEVLIEIAPHLRAGQLLVSLAAGITTAAIERHIPAGVAVVRVMPNTPALVDEGMAAISPGSHCDEEHLATAESLLAATGRVVRVPEKQQDAVTAISGSGPAYLFFVVEAMIEAGVHLGLPRTTASELVVQTVVGSAKLLRETGEHPTVLREQVTSPGGTTAAAIRELEDHKVRAAFITAMEAARDRSQSLAAGLE is encoded by the coding sequence ATGACTGTCGCCATCATCGGCGCCGGCGTGATGGGGGAGACCCTGCTGTCCGGCCTGATCCGCGGTGGTCGGGACGCTGCCGACCTGGTGGTCGGGGAGAAGCGCGTCGAGCGCGCTGAGGAGCTCCGCGAGAAGTACGGCGTCACGGTCGCCGGGAACGTCGAGGCCGCGGCCGCCGACACCGTGCTGCTGATCGTGAAGCCCCAGGACATGACCGAGGTGCTGATCGAGATCGCGCCGCACCTGCGGGCCGGTCAGCTGCTGGTCTCGCTGGCTGCTGGCATCACCACGGCGGCCATCGAGCGACACATCCCCGCCGGTGTTGCCGTCGTCCGGGTCATGCCGAACACCCCGGCGCTCGTGGACGAGGGCATGGCCGCGATCTCCCCCGGCTCCCACTGCGACGAGGAGCACCTCGCGACCGCCGAGAGCCTGCTGGCCGCGACCGGTCGCGTCGTCCGGGTGCCGGAGAAGCAGCAGGACGCCGTGACCGCGATCTCCGGATCGGGGCCGGCGTACCTCTTCTTCGTCGTCGAGGCGATGATCGAGGCCGGGGTCCACCTCGGCCTGCCGCGGACGACCGCCAGCGAGCTGGTCGTGCAGACCGTGGTCGGCTCGGCCAAGCTGCTGCGCGAGACCGGCGAGCACCCGACCGTCCTGCGCGAGCAGGTCACCTCGCCCGGCGGCACCACGGCGGCGGCGATCCGCGAGCTCGAGGACCACAAGGTGCGTGCAGCCTTCATCACCGCGATGGAAGCCGCTCGGGACCGTTCGCAGTCGCTGGCAGCCGGGCTCGAATGA
- a CDS encoding proline dehydrogenase family protein — protein MLSRSQQVKDLVTRLPVSGGIVSRYVPGERISEVIGAVRSLAEDGLTASIDFLGEDTTDEEQAEATVLAYLELLEALHAEGLARQAEVSLKLSAVGQALPEVGAKVSLENARRIARAARFAGTAVTLDMEDHTTTDQTLETLRELRKDYPETGAVLQSYLRRTEDDCRALAYEGSRVRLCKGAYNEPGTQAFTDRHEVDKSYVRCLKILMAGQGYPMVATHDPRLVKIAGALATRFGRVQGSYEFQMLYGIRSEEQKRLAASGEQVRVYVPYGHQWYGYLMRRLAERPANLTFFLRSLLSQK, from the coding sequence ATGCTCTCCCGGAGCCAGCAGGTCAAGGACCTGGTCACCCGGCTCCCGGTCAGCGGCGGCATCGTCTCGCGCTACGTCCCCGGCGAGCGGATCAGCGAGGTGATCGGCGCCGTCCGCTCTCTGGCGGAGGACGGCCTGACGGCGAGCATCGACTTCCTCGGCGAGGACACCACCGACGAGGAGCAGGCCGAGGCCACCGTGCTGGCCTACCTCGAGCTGCTCGAGGCGCTGCACGCCGAGGGCCTCGCCCGCCAGGCCGAGGTCAGCCTCAAGCTGAGCGCCGTCGGTCAGGCGCTCCCCGAGGTCGGCGCGAAGGTGAGCCTGGAGAACGCGCGCCGGATCGCTCGCGCCGCCCGCTTCGCGGGTACCGCGGTCACCCTCGACATGGAGGACCACACCACCACCGACCAGACCCTCGAGACGCTGCGCGAGCTGCGCAAGGACTACCCCGAGACCGGGGCCGTGCTGCAGTCCTACCTGCGCCGCACCGAGGACGACTGCCGCGCCCTGGCCTACGAGGGCTCGCGGGTCCGGCTCTGCAAGGGCGCCTACAACGAGCCCGGGACGCAGGCGTTCACCGACCGCCACGAGGTCGACAAGTCCTACGTGCGCTGCCTGAAGATCCTGATGGCCGGGCAGGGCTACCCGATGGTCGCGACCCACGACCCGCGCCTGGTCAAGATCGCCGGCGCCCTGGCGACCCGGTTCGGACGGGTCCAGGGCAGCTACGAGTTCCAGATGCTCTACGGCATCCGCAGCGAGGAGCAGAAGCGGCTCGCGGCGAGTGGCGAGCAGGTCCGGGTCTACGTCCCCTACGGTCATCAGTGGTACGGCTACCTGATGAGAAGGCTCGCCGAGCGCCCGGCGAACCTGACATTCTTCCTGCGTTCGCTGCTCTCGCAGAAGTAG